One segment of Nostoc piscinale CENA21 DNA contains the following:
- the crtB gene encoding 15-cis-phytoene synthase CrtB, whose product MLQLPDSPPRMKTLVSVDESYKLCRQLTAKYAKTFYLGTLLMSPAKRQAVWAIYAWCRRTDELVDGPASAITTPETLDLWEQQLESIFAGHPQENYDVALVDSLQKFPLDIQPFRDMIAGQRMDLYRSRYETFEELYLYCYRVAGTVGLMSTAIMGVDTEANTAPWNQKKPQYIPTEEAIALGIANQLTNILRDVGEDTRRGRIYIPLEDLARFNYTELEFFQGVVDDRWRALMQFQIDRARQFYTKAEEGISHLSPDARWPVWAASMLYGQILDAIERNDYDVFSQRAYVPQLKKFRTLPLAWMRSQVL is encoded by the coding sequence ATGCTGCAACTGCCTGATTCCCCCCCGCGCATGAAAACGCTGGTCTCTGTAGACGAGTCATATAAACTTTGTCGGCAACTTACAGCCAAGTATGCCAAAACCTTTTACCTTGGTACTTTGCTGATGAGTCCGGCAAAGCGCCAAGCTGTTTGGGCAATTTACGCTTGGTGTCGCCGTACAGACGAATTAGTAGATGGGCCTGCATCTGCCATCACCACGCCAGAAACCCTAGACCTATGGGAGCAGCAATTAGAATCGATTTTTGCAGGACACCCACAGGAAAATTACGATGTCGCTTTGGTGGATAGTTTACAAAAGTTTCCCCTCGACATTCAGCCCTTTCGGGATATGATTGCTGGCCAGCGTATGGACTTATACCGCAGCCGCTACGAAACATTTGAGGAATTGTACCTCTACTGTTATCGTGTGGCAGGGACTGTGGGGTTGATGTCAACAGCCATTATGGGTGTAGATACTGAAGCTAATACAGCACCTTGGAATCAGAAAAAACCACAGTATATACCTACAGAAGAAGCGATCGCCCTCGGCATTGCCAATCAACTCACCAACATTCTGCGGGATGTGGGCGAAGATACTCGACGCGGACGCATATACATACCCCTAGAAGACTTAGCGCGATTTAACTACACCGAGCTAGAATTCTTTCAAGGTGTAGTAGATGACCGTTGGCGTGCCTTAATGCAATTTCAAATTGACCGGGCGAGGCAATTCTATACCAAAGCCGAAGAAGGTATTAGCCATTTATCACCTGATGCCCGTTGGCCAGTGTGGGCAGCTTCTATGCTCTATGGACAGATTTTAGATGCAATTGAACGCAATGATTATGATGTGTTCAGCCAACGGGCTTATGTGCCGCAATTGAAAAAATTCCGCACCTTACCCTTGGCTTGGATGCGATCGCAAGTACTATAA
- a CDS encoding MFS transporter, producing MKAFNTFNAELRRNLLILFTAGLLFWSSTAAFLPTLPLYIQDVGGSKQEIGIVMGGFAIGLLLFRPMLGKLADQRGRKLVLLIGLTVAAIAPFGYLVFTSIPILFFLRIFHGISIAAFSTGYSALVADLAPMAIRGEVISYMSLTGPIGLAIGPAIGGYLQETSGYARLFLFTATIAVIGLLCASQVINPPFNAQSQLERQNINFWQILTSSRVKVPAVVMLLVGTSIGAVHIFVSLFIKSTEVNFNGGWFFTVSAISSFIIRVLAGRASDRFGRGLFITFGIAAYTLACALLWQANSTNAFLISAIAEGCGGGTIFSMMATMMADRSLPQERGRIFAICLAGLDLGIAIAAPIFGYVSEFVGYRNMFGYSAALTFLALLIFLTLSNKNLTSSLRFAIGRGEDAFSLNNVDVS from the coding sequence TTGAAAGCCTTTAATACATTTAATGCCGAACTCCGGCGCAACCTGCTGATTTTGTTTACAGCAGGTTTGTTATTCTGGTCAAGCACTGCTGCTTTTTTACCGACGCTACCGCTATACATTCAAGATGTAGGTGGTAGTAAGCAAGAAATTGGCATAGTTATGGGTGGCTTTGCCATTGGGTTATTGCTGTTTCGTCCGATGCTGGGCAAACTAGCCGATCAGCGTGGGCGTAAACTGGTTTTATTGATTGGACTCACAGTAGCGGCGATCGCACCTTTTGGTTATTTAGTATTTACGTCCATTCCTATATTATTCTTCCTACGGATTTTTCATGGAATTAGCATTGCAGCATTTAGCACTGGCTACAGTGCTTTGGTGGCTGATTTAGCACCTATGGCTATTCGTGGTGAAGTTATTAGTTATATGAGTTTAACTGGCCCCATTGGTTTAGCCATTGGGCCAGCAATTGGTGGATATTTACAAGAAACTTCTGGCTACGCACGTTTATTTTTGTTTACAGCCACCATCGCAGTCATTGGACTATTATGTGCATCACAAGTCATCAATCCACCATTCAATGCACAATCCCAATTGGAACGCCAAAACATTAATTTTTGGCAAATATTGACTAGTTCAAGGGTGAAAGTTCCGGCTGTAGTGATGTTGCTAGTGGGTACATCTATCGGTGCTGTGCATATCTTTGTGTCGTTATTTATTAAATCTACGGAAGTAAATTTTAATGGTGGTTGGTTTTTTACAGTTTCAGCCATCTCTAGTTTTATCATCAGAGTGTTGGCTGGTCGAGCCAGCGATCGCTTCGGTCGCGGTTTGTTTATTACCTTTGGGATTGCGGCTTATACTTTAGCTTGTGCATTATTATGGCAAGCTAACAGCACCAATGCTTTCTTAATCTCTGCGATCGCTGAAGGTTGCGGTGGTGGAACAATATTTTCGATGATGGCTACCATGATGGCAGACCGTTCACTACCCCAAGAACGGGGGCGAATTTTTGCTATTTGTCTGGCTGGATTGGATTTAGGAATTGCGATCGCGGCTCCGATTTTTGGCTATGTCAGTGAGTTTGTTGGCTATCGTAATATGTTTGGTTATAGTGCTGCACTCACTTTTTTAGCACTACTAATTTTCCTCACCTTATCCAACAAAAATCTCACTAGTTCCTTGCGCTTTGCTATTGGTCGAGGTGAAGATGCCTTTTCGTTGAATAATGTTGACGTGAGTTAA
- a CDS encoding serine hydrolase has protein sequence MVFFRKDEQLENLGNGILEATWATFPTLAQNQIALTWIVYDPPAPVNTGGALTPDAFWNHPVRGFTYRGVERIYPASVVKLFYLVAVNEWLEKGMIQTSKELERALGDMIIDSSNDATSLVVDILTGTTSGPELPPGPFETWKQQRHIVNRYYQSLGWEEMETINVCQKTWGDGPYGRERAFYGEMFDNRNMLTTHAIARLLHSIVGGVAVSSGRSQAMMNLLKRSTNPEDLPKDVEEDQITGFIGGGLPQNSQIWSKAGWTSQVRHDAAYIEIPEQRPYLLVVFTEGKANAKSREILPFVSKLIAEAISNL, from the coding sequence ATGGTTTTCTTTAGAAAAGACGAACAACTAGAAAATTTGGGTAATGGCATTTTAGAAGCAACTTGGGCAACATTTCCGACATTAGCCCAAAATCAAATTGCTTTGACTTGGATTGTCTATGATCCGCCAGCACCTGTAAATACTGGTGGCGCTTTAACTCCCGATGCCTTTTGGAATCACCCAGTCCGTGGTTTTACGTATCGCGGTGTAGAACGGATTTATCCCGCGAGTGTGGTTAAGTTATTTTACTTGGTAGCAGTGAATGAATGGTTAGAAAAAGGCATGATCCAAACCTCGAAGGAATTGGAGCGAGCCTTGGGCGATATGATAATTGATTCTAGTAATGATGCAACAAGTTTAGTTGTAGATATTTTGACTGGTACTACTTCCGGGCCAGAGTTACCACCAGGGCCTTTTGAAACTTGGAAGCAACAACGCCATATTGTTAACCGCTACTACCAGTCTTTGGGTTGGGAAGAAATGGAGACAATAAATGTTTGTCAAAAAACTTGGGGTGATGGCCCTTATGGCCGGGAACGCGCCTTTTATGGGGAGATGTTTGATAATCGCAATATGTTGACGACCCATGCGATCGCGCGTTTACTACATAGTATCGTGGGTGGGGTTGCAGTTTCGAGTGGGCGATCGCAAGCCATGATGAATCTACTCAAACGCAGTACCAACCCCGAAGATTTACCTAAAGATGTTGAAGAAGACCAAATCACAGGCTTTATCGGTGGTGGTTTACCGCAAAATTCTCAAATTTGGTCAAAAGCGGGTTGGACAAGTCAGGTTCGTCACGATGCAGCGTATATCGAAATTCCTGAACAACGTCCTTATTTACTAGTTGTGTTTACTGAAGGTAAAGCCAACGCCAAAAGCCGCGAAATTCTCCCCTTTGTCTCAAAACTAATTGCCGAAGCCATTAGCAATCTTTAA
- a CDS encoding C40 family peptidase: MLSNSESQILNFTASEYQCLANLNLYDSPECTRLATQAAVGRHLQVTSNHQGQAVEVYLCEDDYPGWVALADLGLLQPATVQYQATTWAETEIKKLLPQVIAFTQKAMEQSNEYLWGGTVGPNYDCSGLMQAAFVSVGIWLPRDAYQQEAFVQPVKLTELEPGDLIFFGTPEKATHVGLYLGDGAYIHSSGKAQGRNGIGIDILSEQGDAVSRSYYQQLRGAGRVVQSYEPQRR; encoded by the coding sequence ATGCTCTCTAATTCAGAATCCCAAATCCTCAATTTCACCGCATCTGAATATCAGTGTCTCGCTAACCTCAACTTATATGATTCTCCTGAGTGTACGCGTTTGGCAACTCAAGCTGCTGTTGGGCGACATTTACAGGTAACATCAAATCATCAAGGGCAAGCAGTAGAGGTGTATTTATGTGAGGATGATTATCCAGGCTGGGTGGCGTTGGCAGATTTGGGTTTATTACAACCTGCTACTGTACAGTATCAAGCTACAACATGGGCGGAAACTGAAATTAAAAAATTACTTCCCCAGGTGATTGCTTTCACCCAAAAAGCTATGGAGCAATCTAATGAGTATCTTTGGGGTGGGACAGTGGGGCCAAATTATGACTGTTCCGGCTTGATGCAGGCGGCGTTTGTCTCGGTGGGAATTTGGCTACCAAGAGACGCTTATCAGCAAGAAGCTTTTGTCCAACCAGTTAAGTTAACGGAATTAGAACCAGGGGATTTAATATTTTTCGGCACACCAGAAAAAGCTACCCATGTCGGACTGTATTTAGGCGATGGTGCTTATATCCATAGTTCAGGTAAAGCACAAGGACGTAATGGTATAGGAATTGATATTCTCTCGGAACAGGGAGATGCGGTGAGTCGGTCATATTATCAGCAACTACGCGGTGCTGGCCGAGTTGTGCAAAGTTACGAACCACAGAGGCGCTGA
- a CDS encoding glycosyltransferase family 2 protein — protein MRSGLIPERMSEENQAISANVPAVSVVVPVRDEVESLPHLIEAIASTLSDSQISYEIICVDDGSTDGSAEFLKQQAQIRSDLKAVILRRNYGQTAAMSAGFNYAVGKAVVTLDADLQNDPADIPMLLAKLDEGYDLVSGWRQKRQDGAVNRLLPSKIANWLIRRTTSVYIHDYGCSLKAYRSELVADMNLYGELHRFLPALAYIEGARITEMPVRHHARRFGRSKYGISRTFRVLMDLLTILFMKKFLTRPMHVFGLLGLSSMVLGVGIGMYLTFLKLAMGEMIGNRPLLILAVLLLVTGVQLFCFGLLAELLMRTYHESQGRPIYRVREVVENKNNPT, from the coding sequence ATGAGGAGTGGGTTGATTCCAGAGAGAATGAGTGAGGAAAATCAGGCGATTTCTGCAAATGTACCTGCGGTGTCGGTGGTGGTGCCGGTGCGTGATGAGGTAGAGAGTTTACCACATTTAATCGAGGCGATCGCATCTACTTTATCTGATAGTCAAATTAGTTATGAAATCATCTGTGTTGATGATGGTTCTACAGATGGTTCGGCAGAATTTCTCAAACAACAAGCGCAAATTCGCAGTGATTTAAAGGCGGTAATTCTGCGGCGCAATTACGGACAAACCGCAGCGATGTCTGCTGGGTTTAACTATGCGGTGGGTAAAGCCGTTGTCACTTTAGATGCTGACTTGCAAAATGATCCGGCTGATATCCCGATGTTATTAGCTAAGTTGGATGAAGGCTATGATTTAGTTAGCGGTTGGCGGCAAAAACGGCAAGATGGTGCGGTAAATCGTTTACTTCCTTCTAAAATTGCGAACTGGCTGATTCGTCGTACTACTAGCGTTTATATTCATGACTATGGCTGTTCCCTCAAAGCCTATCGCTCAGAATTGGTAGCAGATATGAATCTCTACGGCGAACTGCACCGATTTTTGCCAGCACTGGCATATATTGAAGGGGCAAGAATTACCGAAATGCCTGTACGTCACCACGCCAGACGATTTGGTCGGAGTAAGTACGGTATATCCCGGACTTTTCGCGTGTTGATGGATTTGTTAACTATTTTGTTTATGAAAAAATTCCTCACCCGCCCAATGCACGTTTTTGGGTTATTGGGTTTGAGTTCAATGGTTTTGGGTGTGGGAATAGGAATGTATTTAACTTTTCTGAAGTTAGCAATGGGTGAAATGATTGGCAATCGCCCGTTGTTGATTTTGGCGGTATTGTTATTAGTAACTGGTGTACAACTATTTTGCTTTGGTCTGTTGGCAGAGTTGCTGATGCGTACCTACCATGAATCTCAAGGGCGACCTATTTATCGAGTGCGGGAAGTAGTTGAAAATAAAAATAACCCTACTTGA
- a CDS encoding Uma2 family endonuclease gives MIASPNYISPEEYLQMEETSSIKHEYIDGYIYTMAGASDPHITVALNLATLLRNHVRGSGCRVYIADMKARIESLNRYYYPDVMVTGDSRDKETPVYKRFPCLIVEVLSDLTEAFDRGDKFADYQAIESLKEYILINTKRQRIECFRLNDDGFWVLQTYTFQDKTFQLKSINFEATMAELYEDVVFA, from the coding sequence ATGATAGCCTCACCTAATTACATTTCACCTGAAGAATACTTACAAATGGAGGAAACAAGCTCCATTAAACACGAGTATATCGATGGCTACATTTACACAATGGCTGGAGCCAGTGATCCTCATATTACTGTTGCTCTCAATCTTGCCACACTTTTGCGAAATCATGTGCGCGGTTCTGGTTGCCGGGTTTACATTGCTGACATGAAAGCTCGAATTGAATCTTTGAATCGATATTACTATCCTGATGTCATGGTAACTGGCGATTCCAGAGACAAAGAAACACCTGTATATAAAAGATTTCCCTGTTTAATTGTTGAAGTTTTATCTGACTTGACTGAAGCATTTGACAGAGGCGATAAATTCGCTGATTATCAAGCAATAGAAAGCTTAAAAGAATATATTTTAATTAATACGAAACGTCAGCGAATTGAATGTTTTCGGTTGAATGATGATGGTTTTTGGGTTCTACAGACATACACATTCCAAGACAAAACTTTTCAACTCAAAAGTATTAATTTTGAGGCAACAATGGCGGAACTTTATGAAGATGTAGTGTTCGCATAA
- a CDS encoding ABC transporter substrate-binding protein: MPRITTALALSVATIAIGFLMAACDNANNSTTTTSPSANSTTTSSTDGLKIGTLLPTTGDLASIGQQMVGSVPLLVDTVNACGGVNGKNVSLVQVDDQTDPKAGAAGMTKLATLDKVAGVVGSFASSVSTAAVSVAVPNKVMLISPGSTSPVFTEKAKKGEFKGFWARTAPPDTYQALALAQLANKKGFKRVSTVVINNDYGVGFEKAFVETFEKLGGTVVNKNNPVRYDPKAQTFDTEAAAAFAGKPDAVVAVLYAETGSLLLKAAYQQGLMKGVQVLLTDGVKSPTFPEQVGKGSDSKFILTGALGTVPGSDGKALEAFNKLWKEKKGGSPGEYAPQAWDAAALLVLAAQAAKDNTGVGISSKIREVAAGSGTEVTDVCEGLKLLKEGKTINYQGASGNVDVDENGDVLGVYDVWTVGDDGKISVIDKVTPK; encoded by the coding sequence ATGCCAAGAATTACTACTGCCCTAGCCTTGAGTGTAGCTACCATAGCCATAGGCTTTTTGATGGCAGCTTGTGATAATGCCAACAATAGCACTACTACTACCAGCCCATCTGCTAACTCAACTACCACCAGCAGTACTGACGGATTAAAAATTGGTACTCTATTACCTACAACTGGTGACTTAGCTTCCATCGGACAGCAGATGGTAGGTTCTGTACCATTGCTAGTTGATACCGTTAACGCCTGTGGTGGAGTCAATGGTAAAAACGTCTCACTCGTACAAGTAGATGACCAAACCGACCCCAAAGCAGGTGCGGCTGGTATGACCAAACTGGCAACACTAGATAAAGTAGCAGGTGTAGTTGGTTCCTTTGCGAGTAGTGTTTCCACAGCAGCAGTTTCCGTTGCTGTACCTAATAAAGTCATGCTGATATCTCCTGGTAGCACCAGTCCCGTATTTACGGAGAAAGCGAAAAAAGGCGAATTTAAAGGCTTTTGGGCGCGGACTGCACCCCCCGATACTTATCAAGCATTAGCATTAGCTCAGTTAGCTAATAAAAAAGGTTTTAAACGTGTTTCCACAGTTGTAATTAACAACGATTACGGTGTGGGTTTTGAAAAAGCTTTTGTCGAAACTTTTGAAAAATTAGGCGGCACAGTAGTTAATAAAAATAACCCAGTTCGTTATGACCCCAAAGCCCAAACCTTTGATACTGAAGCGGCGGCGGCATTTGCAGGTAAGCCAGATGCAGTAGTTGCCGTACTCTACGCTGAAACAGGTAGTTTACTTTTGAAAGCAGCTTATCAACAAGGTTTGATGAAAGGCGTACAAGTTCTGCTTACCGATGGCGTGAAATCACCTACCTTCCCTGAACAAGTAGGTAAAGGTAGTGATAGCAAATTTATCTTAACCGGGGCATTAGGGACAGTACCGGGTTCTGATGGTAAAGCCTTAGAAGCCTTTAACAAGTTGTGGAAAGAGAAAAAAGGTGGTTCACCGGGAGAATATGCACCCCAAGCCTGGGATGCAGCTGCATTGCTAGTCTTAGCAGCACAAGCCGCTAAAGACAACACAGGTGTGGGCATTTCCAGTAAAATCCGAGAAGTTGCGGCTGGCTCTGGTACAGAAGTTACTGATGTTTGTGAAGGGTTAAAGTTACTCAAAGAAGGTAAAACGATCAATTACCAAGGCGCAAGCGGTAACGTAGATGTTGACGAAAATGGTGATGTCCTTGGTGTGTATGATGTTTGGACTGTAGGAGATGACGGCAAAATCAGCGTGATTGATAAAGTTACGCCTAAGTAA